The Oncorhynchus masou masou isolate Uvic2021 chromosome 6, UVic_Omas_1.1, whole genome shotgun sequence genome has a window encoding:
- the LOC135542505 gene encoding NGFI-A-binding protein 1-like isoform X1, whose product MAAALPRTLGELQLYRILQRANLLYYYEAFIQQGGDDVQQLCEAGEEEFLEIMALVGMASKPLHVRRLQKSLRDWVTNPTLFNQPLTSVPVCSIPVYKLPEGSPTPVGAERGGNNSARGETHVKVPKIIAATCLDPGKLEVARDRVSGGSPLQSGSEGRFWSGHSNDSEQSLSPSDRGSPSSPREGLEALDAAALQSVLECVDRITPALSKSDPTEVKEQLKTNKKLAKMISHIFDMGDDDPRRAEEIRKYSAIYGRFDSKRRDGKQLTLHELTVNEAAAQLCMRDVVLLTRRDELFGLARQISREVTYKYTYRTSKSRCGDRDEPSPKRIKTEENFFDIQEALQAIHMRQGILREQLACAKSKGEEIVGRNLQVQLDRLLARQMEILHDAAVQERLHALDWRIPAGALKYLSEAPGTNGTSVDKSTEHQGNDERPMNLRVPSKSVAEGELPLGKQLANELKRFHNNHNTDEAKAPATENGSSHQPANHTDRKTIKSEPEDST is encoded by the exons ATGGCGGCAGCGTTGCCCAGAACTCTGGGGGAGCTGCAGCTCTACCGAATCCTCCAGAGGGCCAACCTGCTGTACTACTACGAGGCCTTCATCCAGCAGGGAGGAGATGACGTGCAGCAGCTCTGTGAGGCTGGGGAGGAGGAGTTTCTAGAGATTATGGCTCTGGTGGGCATGGCCAGCAAGCCCCTGCACGTCCGGAGGCTCCAGAAATCCCTGCGAGACTGGGTCACCAATCCAACGTTGTTTAATCAGCCCCTGACATCTGTACCGGTGTGTAGTATACCAGTCTATAAGTTACCCGAGGGTTCACCCACGCCAGTCGGCGCGGAGCGAGGGGGTAACAACAGCGCCCGTGGCGAGACCCATGTCAAGGTTCCCAAAATCATAGCTGCGACATGTCTGGATCCAGGAAAGCTGGAAGTGGCCAGGGACAGAGTGTCAGGGGGGTCTCCACTGCAGAGCGGCAGCGAGGGGCGCTTCTGGTCGGGTCACAGCAACGACAGTGAGCAGAGCCTCTCTCCGTCCGACCGGGGGTCTCCGTCGTCCCCCCGAGAGGGTCTGGAGGCACTTGACGCTGCAGCTTTGCagtctgtcctggagtgtgtggACCGGATAACCCCGGCCCTGTCCAAGAGCGACCCCACAGAGGTCAAAGAGCAGCTGAAGACCAATAAGAAACTTGCTAAGATGATTAGCCACATCTTTGATATGGGTGATGATGATCCAAGGAGAGCGGAGGAGATCAGGAAGTATAGCGCCATCTACGGACGCTTCGACTCGAAGAGGAGGGACGGCAAACAACTGACGCTTCATGAG CTGACAGTGAACGAAGCAGCAGCCCAGCTGTGTATGAGAGACGTGGTGCTACTGACCCGTAGAGACGAGCTGTTTGGTCTGGCCAGGCAGATCTCCAGAGAGGTCACCTACAAATACACCTACAGGACCAGCAA GTCTCGCTGCGGCGACAGAGATGAGCCGTCTCCTAAAAGAATCAAGACAGAGGAGAATTTCTTTGACATCCAGGAGGCTCTGCAGGCCATCCACATGAGACAGGGCATACTGAGAGAACAGCTAGCCTGCGCCAAGTCCAAAGGAGAGGAGATAGTTGGGAGAAACCTTCAG GTGCAGTTGGACCGTCTGTTAGCCAGACAGATGGAGATCCTCCATGATGCCGCGGTACAGGAGAGGTTACACGCTCTGGACTGGAGGATACCTGCAGGGGCTTTGAAGTACCTCAGCGAGGCTCCAGGCACCAACGGCACGTCGGTAGACAAAAGCACAGAGCACCAAGGTAACG ACGAGCGACCAATGAACTTGCGGGTGCCCAGTAAGAGTGTGGCGGAGGGGGAGCTTCCCCTGGGGAAGCAACTAGCCAATGAGCTCAAACGATTCCATAACAACCATAACACAGATGAGGCCAAAGCACCAGCGACAG AAAATGGATCCTCGCATCAACCGGCCAACCACACTGACAGGAAGACCATCAAATCAGAACCAGAGGATTCCACATAG
- the LOC135542505 gene encoding NGFI-A-binding protein 1-like isoform X2 produces MAAALPRTLGELQLYRILQRANLLYYYEAFIQQGGDDVQQLCEAGEEEFLEIMALVGMASKPLHVRRLQKSLRDWVTNPTLFNQPLTSVPVCSIPVYKLPEGSPTPVGAERGGNNSARGETHVKVPKIIAATCLDPGKLEVARDRVSGGSPLQSGSEGRFWSGHSNDSEQSLSPSDRGSPSSPREGLEALDAAALQSVLECVDRITPALSKSDPTEVKEQLKTNKKLAKMISHIFDMGDDDPRRAEEIRKYSAIYGRFDSKRRDGKQLTLHELTVNEAAAQLCMRDVVLLTRRDELFGLARQISREVTYKYTYRTSKSRCGDRDEPSPKRIKTEENFFDIQEALQAIHMRQGILREQLACAKSKGEEIVGRNLQVQLDRLLARQMEILHDAAVQERLHALDWRIPAGALKYLSEAPGTNGTSVDKSTEHQDERPMNLRVPSKSVAEGELPLGKQLANELKRFHNNHNTDEAKAPATENGSSHQPANHTDRKTIKSEPEDST; encoded by the exons ATGGCGGCAGCGTTGCCCAGAACTCTGGGGGAGCTGCAGCTCTACCGAATCCTCCAGAGGGCCAACCTGCTGTACTACTACGAGGCCTTCATCCAGCAGGGAGGAGATGACGTGCAGCAGCTCTGTGAGGCTGGGGAGGAGGAGTTTCTAGAGATTATGGCTCTGGTGGGCATGGCCAGCAAGCCCCTGCACGTCCGGAGGCTCCAGAAATCCCTGCGAGACTGGGTCACCAATCCAACGTTGTTTAATCAGCCCCTGACATCTGTACCGGTGTGTAGTATACCAGTCTATAAGTTACCCGAGGGTTCACCCACGCCAGTCGGCGCGGAGCGAGGGGGTAACAACAGCGCCCGTGGCGAGACCCATGTCAAGGTTCCCAAAATCATAGCTGCGACATGTCTGGATCCAGGAAAGCTGGAAGTGGCCAGGGACAGAGTGTCAGGGGGGTCTCCACTGCAGAGCGGCAGCGAGGGGCGCTTCTGGTCGGGTCACAGCAACGACAGTGAGCAGAGCCTCTCTCCGTCCGACCGGGGGTCTCCGTCGTCCCCCCGAGAGGGTCTGGAGGCACTTGACGCTGCAGCTTTGCagtctgtcctggagtgtgtggACCGGATAACCCCGGCCCTGTCCAAGAGCGACCCCACAGAGGTCAAAGAGCAGCTGAAGACCAATAAGAAACTTGCTAAGATGATTAGCCACATCTTTGATATGGGTGATGATGATCCAAGGAGAGCGGAGGAGATCAGGAAGTATAGCGCCATCTACGGACGCTTCGACTCGAAGAGGAGGGACGGCAAACAACTGACGCTTCATGAG CTGACAGTGAACGAAGCAGCAGCCCAGCTGTGTATGAGAGACGTGGTGCTACTGACCCGTAGAGACGAGCTGTTTGGTCTGGCCAGGCAGATCTCCAGAGAGGTCACCTACAAATACACCTACAGGACCAGCAA GTCTCGCTGCGGCGACAGAGATGAGCCGTCTCCTAAAAGAATCAAGACAGAGGAGAATTTCTTTGACATCCAGGAGGCTCTGCAGGCCATCCACATGAGACAGGGCATACTGAGAGAACAGCTAGCCTGCGCCAAGTCCAAAGGAGAGGAGATAGTTGGGAGAAACCTTCAG GTGCAGTTGGACCGTCTGTTAGCCAGACAGATGGAGATCCTCCATGATGCCGCGGTACAGGAGAGGTTACACGCTCTGGACTGGAGGATACCTGCAGGGGCTTTGAAGTACCTCAGCGAGGCTCCAGGCACCAACGGCACGTCGGTAGACAAAAGCACAGAGCACCAAG ACGAGCGACCAATGAACTTGCGGGTGCCCAGTAAGAGTGTGGCGGAGGGGGAGCTTCCCCTGGGGAAGCAACTAGCCAATGAGCTCAAACGATTCCATAACAACCATAACACAGATGAGGCCAAAGCACCAGCGACAG AAAATGGATCCTCGCATCAACCGGCCAACCACACTGACAGGAAGACCATCAAATCAGAACCAGAGGATTCCACATAG